A portion of the Pan troglodytes isolate AG18354 chromosome 10, NHGRI_mPanTro3-v2.0_pri, whole genome shotgun sequence genome contains these proteins:
- the SMARCC2 gene encoding SWI/SNF complex subunit SMARCC2 isoform X5: MAVRKKDGGPNVKYYEAADTVTQFDNVRLWLGKNYKKYIQAEPPTNKSLSSLVVQLLQFQEEVFGKHVSNAPLTKLPIKCFLDFKAGGSLCHILAAAYKFKSDQGWRRYDFQNPSRMDRNVEMFMTIEKSLVQNNCLSRPNIFLCPEIEPKLLGKLKDIIKRHQGTVTEDKNNASHVVYPVPGNLEEEEWVRPVMKRDKQVLLHWGYYPDSYDTWIPASEIEASVEDAPTPEKPRKVHAKWILDTDTFNEWMNEEDYEVNDDKNPVSRRKKISAKTLTDEVNSPDSDRRDKKGGNYKKRKRSPSPSPTPEAKKKNAKKGPSTPYTKSKRGHREEEQEDLTKDMDEPSPVPNVEEVTLPKTVNTKKDSESAPVKGGTMTDLDEQEDESMETTGKDEDENSTGNKGEQTKNPDLHEDNVTEQTHHIIIPSYAAWFDYNSVHAIERRALPEFFNGKNKSKTPEIYLAYRNFMIDTYRLNPQEYLTSTACRRNLAGDVCAIMRVHAFLEQWGLINYQVDAESRPTPMGPPPTSHFHVLADTPSGLVPLQPKTPQTSASQQMLNFPDKGKEKPTDMQNFGLRTDMYTKKNVPSKSKAAASATREWTEQETLLLLEALEMYKDDWNKVSEHVGSRTQDECILHFLRLPIEDPYLEDSEASLGPLAYQPIPFSQSGNPVMSTVAFLASVVDPRVASAAAKSALEEFSKMKEEVPTALVEAHVRKVEEAAKVTGKADPAFGLESSGIAGTTSDEPERIEESGNDEARVEGQATDEKKEPKEPREGGGAIEEEAKEKTSEAPKKDEEKGKEGDSEKESEKSDGDPIVDPEKEKEPKEGQEEVLKEVVESEGERKTKVERDIGEGNLSTAAAAALAAAAVKAKHLAAVEERKIKSLVALLVETQMKKLEIKLRHFEELETIMDREREALEYQRQQLLADRQAFHMEQLKYAEMRARQQHFQQMHQQQQQPPPALPPGSQPIPPTGAAGPPAVHGLAVAPASVVPAPAGSGAPPGSLGPSEQIGQAGSTAGPQQQQPAGAPQPGAVPPGVPPPGPHGPSPFPNQQTPPSMMPGAVPGSGHPGVAGNAPLGLPFGMPPPPPPPAPSIIPFGSLADSISINLPAPPNLHGHHHHLPFAPGTLPPPNLPVSMANPLHPNLPATTTMPSSLPLGPGLGSAAAQSPAIVAAVQGNLLPSASPLPDPGTPLPPDPTAPSPGTVTPVPPPQ, encoded by the exons ATGGCGGTGCGGAAGAAGGACGGCGGCCCCAACGTGAAGTACTACGAGGCCGCGGACACCGTGACCCAGTTCGACAACGTGCGGCTGTGGCTCGGCAAGAACTACAAGAAG TATATACAAGCTGAACCACCCACCAACAAGTCTCTGTCTAGCCTGGTTGTACAGTTGCTACAATTTCAGGAAGAAGTTTTTGGCAAACATGTCAGCAATGCACCGCTCACTAAACTGCCG ATCAAATGTTTCCTGGATTTCAAAGCGGGAGGCTCCTTGTGCCACATTCTTGCAGCTGCCTACAAATTCAAGAGTGACCAGGGATG GCGGCGTTACGATTTCCAGAATCCATCACGCATGGACCGCAATGTGGAAATGTTTATGACCATTGAGAAGTCCTTGGTGCAG AATAATTGCCTGTCTCGACCTAACATTTTTCTGTGCCCAGAAATTGAGCCCAAACTACTAGGGAAATTAAAGGACATTATCAAGAGACACCAG GGAACAGTCACTGAGGATAAGAACAATGCCTCCCATGTTGTGTATCCTGTCCCGGGGAATCTAGAAGAAG AGGAATGGGTACGACCAGTCATGAAGAGGGATAAGCAGGTTCTTCTGCACTGGGGCTACTATCCTGACAG TTACGACACATGGATCCCAGCGAGTGAAATTGAAGCATCTGTGGAAGATGCTCCAACTCCTGAGAAACCTAGGAAG GTTCATGCAAAGTGGATCCTGGACACCGACACCttcaatgaatggatgaatgaggaAGACTACGAAGTAAATGATGACAAAAACCCTGTCTCCCGCCGAAAGAAGATTTCAGCCAAGACACTGACAGATGAG GTGAACAGCCCAGATTCAGATCGACGGGACAAGAAGGGGGGAAACTATAAGAAGAGGAAGCGCTCCCCCTCTCCTTCACCAACCCCAGAAGCGAAGAAGAAAAATGCTAAGAAAGG TCCCTCAACACCTTATACTAAGTCAAAGCGTGGCCACAGAGAAGAGGAGCAAGAAGACCTGACAAAGGACATGGACGAGCCCTCACCAGTCCCCAATGTAGAAGAGGTGACACTTCCCAAAACAG TCAACACAAAGAAAGACTCAGAGTCGGCCCCAGTCAAAGGCGGCACCATGACTGACCTGG ATGAACAGGAAGATGAAAGCATGGAGACGACGGGCAAG GATGAGGATGAGAACAGTACGGGGAACAAGGGAGAGCAGACCAAGAATCCAGACCTGCATGAGGACAATGTGACTGAACAGACCCACCACATCATCATTCCCAGCTACGCTGCCTGGTTTGACTACAATAG CGTTCATGCCATTGAGCGGAGGGCTCTCCCTGAGTTCTTCAACGGCAAGAACAAGTCCAAGACTCCAGAGAT CTACCTGGCCTATCGAAACTTTATGATTGACACTTACCGACTGAACCCCCAAGAATATCTTACCTCTACCGCCTGCCGCCGAAACCTAGCGGGTGATGTCTGTGCCATCATGAG GGTCCATGCCTTCCTAGAACAGTGGGGTCTTATTAACTACCAGGTGGATGCTGAGAGTCGACCAACCCCAATGGGGCCTCCGCCTACCTCTCACTTCCATGTCTTGGCTGACACACCATCAGGGCTGGTGCCTCTGCAGCCCAAGACACCTCAG ACCTCTGCTTCCCAACAAATGCTCAACTTTCCtgacaaaggcaaagagaaaccaACAGACATGCAAAACTTTGGGCTGCGCACAGACATGTACACAAAAAAGAATGTTCCCTCCAAG AGCAAGGCTGCAGCCAGTGCCACTCGTGAGTGGACAGAACAGGAAACCCTGCTTCTCCTGGAG GCACTGGAAATGTACAAAGATGACTGGAACAAAGTGTCCGAGCATGTGGGAAGCCGCACACAGGACGAGTGCATCTTGCATTTTCTTCGTCTTCCCATTGAAGACCCATACCTGGAGGACTCAGAGGCCTCCCTAGGCCCCCTGGCCTACCAACCCATCCCCTTCAGTCAGTCGGGCAACCCTGTTATGAGCACTGTTGCCTTCCTGGCCTCTGTCGTCGATCCCCGAGTCGCCTCTGCTGCTGCAAAGTCAGCCCTAG AGGAGTTCTCCAAAATGAAGGAAGAGGTACCCACGGCCTTGGTGGAGGCCCATGTTCGAAAAGTGGAAGAAGCAGCCAAAGTAACAGGCAAGGCGGACCCTGCCTTCGGTCTGGAAAGCAGTGGCATTGCAGGAACCACCTCTGATGAGCCTGAGCGGATTG AGGAGAGCGGGAATGACGAGGCTCGGGTGGAAGGCCAGGCCACAGATGAGAAGAAGGAGCCCAAG GAACCCCGAGAAGGAGGGGGTGCTATagaggaggaagcaaaagagaaaaccagCGAGGCTCCCAAGAAGGatgaggagaaagggaaagaaggcgACAGTGAGAAGGAGTCCGAGAAGAGTGATGGAGACCCAATAG TCGATCCTGAGAAGGAGAAGGAGCCAAAGGAAGGGCAGGAGGAAGTGCTGAAGGAAGTGGTGGAGTCTGAGGgggaaaggaagacaaaggtgGAGCGGGACATTGGCGAGGGCAACCTCTCCACCGCTGCTGCCGCCGCCCTGGCCGCCGCCGCAGTGAAAGCCAAG CACTTGGCTGCTGTTGAGGAAAGGAAGATCAAATCTTTGGTGGCCCTGCTGGTGGAGACCCAGATGAAAAAGTTGGAGATCAAACTTCGGCACTTTGAGGAGCTGGAGACTATCATGGACCGGGAGCGAGAAGCA CTGGAGTATCAGAGGCAGCAGCTCCTGGCCGACAGACAAGCCTTCCACATGGAGCAGCTGAAGTATGCGGAGATGAGGGCTCGGCAGCAACACTTCCAACAGATGcaccaacagcagcagcagccaccacCAGCCCTGCCCCCAGGCTCCCAGCCTATCCCCCCGACAGGGGCTGCTGGGCCACCCGCAGTCCATGGCTTGGCTGTGGCTCCAGCCTCTGTAGTCCCTGCTCCTGCTGGCAGTGGGGCCCCTCCAGGAAGCTTGGGCCCTTCTGAACAGATTGGGCAGGCAGGGTCAACTGCAGGGCCACAGCAGCAGCAACCAGCTGGAGCCCCCCAGCCTGGGGCAGTCCCACCAGGGGTTCCCCCCCCTGGACCCCATG GCCCCTCACCGTTCCCCAACCAACAAACTCCTCCCTCAATGATGCCAGGGGCAGTGCCAGGCAGCGGGCACCCAGGCGTGGCGGGTAATGCTCCTTTGGGTTTGCCTTTTGGCatgccgcctcctcctcctcctcctgctccatcCATCATCCCATTTGGTAGTCTAGCTGACTCCATCAGTATTAACCTCCCCGCTCCTCCTAACCTGCATGGGCATCACCACCATCTCCCGTTCGCCCCGGGCACTCTCCCCCCACCTAACCTGCCTGTGTCCATGGCGAACCCTCTACATCCTAACCTGCCGGCGACCACCACCATGCCATCTTCCTTGCCTCTCGGGCCGGGGCTCGGATCCGCCGCAGCCCAAAGCCCTGCCATTGTGGCAGCTGTTCAGGGCAACCTCCTGCCCAGTGCCAGCCCACTGCCAG aCCCAGGCACCcccctgcctccagaccccaCAGCCCCGAGCCCAGGCACGGTCACCCCTGTGCCACCTCCACAGTGA
- the SMARCC2 gene encoding SWI/SNF complex subunit SMARCC2 isoform X12 → MAVRKKDGGPNVKYYEAADTVTQFDNVRLWLGKNYKKYIQAEPPTNKSLSSLVVQLLQFQEEVFGKHVSNAPLTKLPIKCFLDFKAGGSLCHILAAAYKFKSDQGWRRYDFQNPSRMDRNVEMFMTIEKSLVQNNCLSRPNIFLCPEIEPKLLGKLKDIIKRHQGTVTEDKNNASHVVYPVPGNLEEEEWVRPVMKRDKQVLLHWGYYPDSYDTWIPASEIEASVEDAPTPEKPRKVHAKWILDTDTFNEWMNEEDYEVNDDKNPVSRRKKISAKTLTDEVNSPDSDRRDKKGGNYKKRKRSPSPSPTPEAKKKNAKKGPSTPYTKSKRGHREEEQEDLTKDMDEPSPVPNVEEVTLPKTVNTKKDSESAPVKGGTMTDLDEQEDESMETTGKDEDENSTGNKGEQTKNPDLHEDNVTEQTHHIIIPSYAAWFDYNSVHAIERRALPEFFNGKNKSKTPEIYLAYRNFMIDTYRLNPQEYLTSTACRRNLAGDVCAIMRVHAFLEQWGLINYQVDAESRPTPMGPPPTSHFHVLADTPSGLVPLQPKTPQTSASQQMLNFPDKGKEKPTDMQNFGLRTDMYTKKNVPSKSKAAASATREWTEQETLLLLEALEMYKDDWNKVSEHVGSRTQDECILHFLRLPIEDPYLEDSEASLGPLAYQPIPFSQSGNPVMSTVAFLASVVDPRVASAAAKSALEEFSKMKEEVPTALVEAHVRKVEEAAKVTGKADPAFGLESSGIAGTTSDEPERIEESGNDEARVEGQATDEKKEPKEPREGGGAIEEEAKEKTSEAPKKDEEKGKEGDSEKESEKSDGDPIVDPEKEKEPKEGQEEVLKEVVESEGERKTKVERDIGEGNLSTAAAAALAAAAVKAKHLAAVEERKIKSLVALLVETQMKKLEIKLRHFEELETIMDREREALEYQRQQLLADRQAFHMEQLKYAEMRARQQHFQQMHQQQQQPPPALPPGSQPIPPTGAAGPPAVHGLAVAPASVVPAPAGSGAPPGSLGPSEQIGQAGSTAGPQQQQPAGAPQPGAVPPGVPPPGPHGPSPFPNQQTPPSMMPGAVPGSGHPGVAAQSPAIVAAVQGNLLPSASPLPDPGTPLPPDPTAPSPGTVTPVPPPQ, encoded by the exons ATGGCGGTGCGGAAGAAGGACGGCGGCCCCAACGTGAAGTACTACGAGGCCGCGGACACCGTGACCCAGTTCGACAACGTGCGGCTGTGGCTCGGCAAGAACTACAAGAAG TATATACAAGCTGAACCACCCACCAACAAGTCTCTGTCTAGCCTGGTTGTACAGTTGCTACAATTTCAGGAAGAAGTTTTTGGCAAACATGTCAGCAATGCACCGCTCACTAAACTGCCG ATCAAATGTTTCCTGGATTTCAAAGCGGGAGGCTCCTTGTGCCACATTCTTGCAGCTGCCTACAAATTCAAGAGTGACCAGGGATG GCGGCGTTACGATTTCCAGAATCCATCACGCATGGACCGCAATGTGGAAATGTTTATGACCATTGAGAAGTCCTTGGTGCAG AATAATTGCCTGTCTCGACCTAACATTTTTCTGTGCCCAGAAATTGAGCCCAAACTACTAGGGAAATTAAAGGACATTATCAAGAGACACCAG GGAACAGTCACTGAGGATAAGAACAATGCCTCCCATGTTGTGTATCCTGTCCCGGGGAATCTAGAAGAAG AGGAATGGGTACGACCAGTCATGAAGAGGGATAAGCAGGTTCTTCTGCACTGGGGCTACTATCCTGACAG TTACGACACATGGATCCCAGCGAGTGAAATTGAAGCATCTGTGGAAGATGCTCCAACTCCTGAGAAACCTAGGAAG GTTCATGCAAAGTGGATCCTGGACACCGACACCttcaatgaatggatgaatgaggaAGACTACGAAGTAAATGATGACAAAAACCCTGTCTCCCGCCGAAAGAAGATTTCAGCCAAGACACTGACAGATGAG GTGAACAGCCCAGATTCAGATCGACGGGACAAGAAGGGGGGAAACTATAAGAAGAGGAAGCGCTCCCCCTCTCCTTCACCAACCCCAGAAGCGAAGAAGAAAAATGCTAAGAAAGG TCCCTCAACACCTTATACTAAGTCAAAGCGTGGCCACAGAGAAGAGGAGCAAGAAGACCTGACAAAGGACATGGACGAGCCCTCACCAGTCCCCAATGTAGAAGAGGTGACACTTCCCAAAACAG TCAACACAAAGAAAGACTCAGAGTCGGCCCCAGTCAAAGGCGGCACCATGACTGACCTGG ATGAACAGGAAGATGAAAGCATGGAGACGACGGGCAAG GATGAGGATGAGAACAGTACGGGGAACAAGGGAGAGCAGACCAAGAATCCAGACCTGCATGAGGACAATGTGACTGAACAGACCCACCACATCATCATTCCCAGCTACGCTGCCTGGTTTGACTACAATAG CGTTCATGCCATTGAGCGGAGGGCTCTCCCTGAGTTCTTCAACGGCAAGAACAAGTCCAAGACTCCAGAGAT CTACCTGGCCTATCGAAACTTTATGATTGACACTTACCGACTGAACCCCCAAGAATATCTTACCTCTACCGCCTGCCGCCGAAACCTAGCGGGTGATGTCTGTGCCATCATGAG GGTCCATGCCTTCCTAGAACAGTGGGGTCTTATTAACTACCAGGTGGATGCTGAGAGTCGACCAACCCCAATGGGGCCTCCGCCTACCTCTCACTTCCATGTCTTGGCTGACACACCATCAGGGCTGGTGCCTCTGCAGCCCAAGACACCTCAG ACCTCTGCTTCCCAACAAATGCTCAACTTTCCtgacaaaggcaaagagaaaccaACAGACATGCAAAACTTTGGGCTGCGCACAGACATGTACACAAAAAAGAATGTTCCCTCCAAG AGCAAGGCTGCAGCCAGTGCCACTCGTGAGTGGACAGAACAGGAAACCCTGCTTCTCCTGGAG GCACTGGAAATGTACAAAGATGACTGGAACAAAGTGTCCGAGCATGTGGGAAGCCGCACACAGGACGAGTGCATCTTGCATTTTCTTCGTCTTCCCATTGAAGACCCATACCTGGAGGACTCAGAGGCCTCCCTAGGCCCCCTGGCCTACCAACCCATCCCCTTCAGTCAGTCGGGCAACCCTGTTATGAGCACTGTTGCCTTCCTGGCCTCTGTCGTCGATCCCCGAGTCGCCTCTGCTGCTGCAAAGTCAGCCCTAG AGGAGTTCTCCAAAATGAAGGAAGAGGTACCCACGGCCTTGGTGGAGGCCCATGTTCGAAAAGTGGAAGAAGCAGCCAAAGTAACAGGCAAGGCGGACCCTGCCTTCGGTCTGGAAAGCAGTGGCATTGCAGGAACCACCTCTGATGAGCCTGAGCGGATTG AGGAGAGCGGGAATGACGAGGCTCGGGTGGAAGGCCAGGCCACAGATGAGAAGAAGGAGCCCAAG GAACCCCGAGAAGGAGGGGGTGCTATagaggaggaagcaaaagagaaaaccagCGAGGCTCCCAAGAAGGatgaggagaaagggaaagaaggcgACAGTGAGAAGGAGTCCGAGAAGAGTGATGGAGACCCAATAG TCGATCCTGAGAAGGAGAAGGAGCCAAAGGAAGGGCAGGAGGAAGTGCTGAAGGAAGTGGTGGAGTCTGAGGgggaaaggaagacaaaggtgGAGCGGGACATTGGCGAGGGCAACCTCTCCACCGCTGCTGCCGCCGCCCTGGCCGCCGCCGCAGTGAAAGCCAAG CACTTGGCTGCTGTTGAGGAAAGGAAGATCAAATCTTTGGTGGCCCTGCTGGTGGAGACCCAGATGAAAAAGTTGGAGATCAAACTTCGGCACTTTGAGGAGCTGGAGACTATCATGGACCGGGAGCGAGAAGCA CTGGAGTATCAGAGGCAGCAGCTCCTGGCCGACAGACAAGCCTTCCACATGGAGCAGCTGAAGTATGCGGAGATGAGGGCTCGGCAGCAACACTTCCAACAGATGcaccaacagcagcagcagccaccacCAGCCCTGCCCCCAGGCTCCCAGCCTATCCCCCCGACAGGGGCTGCTGGGCCACCCGCAGTCCATGGCTTGGCTGTGGCTCCAGCCTCTGTAGTCCCTGCTCCTGCTGGCAGTGGGGCCCCTCCAGGAAGCTTGGGCCCTTCTGAACAGATTGGGCAGGCAGGGTCAACTGCAGGGCCACAGCAGCAGCAACCAGCTGGAGCCCCCCAGCCTGGGGCAGTCCCACCAGGGGTTCCCCCCCCTGGACCCCATG GCCCCTCACCGTTCCCCAACCAACAAACTCCTCCCTCAATGATGCCAGGGGCAGTGCCAGGCAGCGGGCACCCAGGCGTGGCGG CCCAAAGCCCTGCCATTGTGGCAGCTGTTCAGGGCAACCTCCTGCCCAGTGCCAGCCCACTGCCAG aCCCAGGCACCcccctgcctccagaccccaCAGCCCCGAGCCCAGGCACGGTCACCCCTGTGCCACCTCCACAGTGA
- the SMARCC2 gene encoding SWI/SNF complex subunit SMARCC2 isoform X6: MAVRKKDGGPNVKYYEAADTVTQFDNVRLWLGKNYKKYIQAEPPTNKSLSSLVVQLLQFQEEVFGKHVSNAPLTKLPIKCFLDFKAGGSLCHILAAAYKFKSDQGWRRYDFQNPSRMDRNVEMFMTIEKSLVQNNCLSRPNIFLCPEIEPKLLGKLKDIIKRHQGTVTEDKNNASHVVYPVPGNLEEEEWVRPVMKRDKQVLLHWGYYPDSYDTWIPASEIEASVEDAPTPEKPRKVHAKWILDTDTFNEWMNEEDYEVNDDKNPVSRRKKISAKTLTDEVNSPDSDRRDKKGGNYKKRKRSPSPSPTPEAKKKNAKKGPSTPYTKSKRGHREEEQEDLTKDMDEPSPVPNVEEVTLPKTVNTKKDSESAPVKGGTMTDLDEQEDESMETTGKDEDENSTGNKGEQTKNPDLHEDNVTEQTHHIIIPSYAAWFDYNSVHAIERRALPEFFNGKNKSKTPEIYLAYRNFMIDTYRLNPQEYLTSTACRRNLAGDVCAIMRWVLWLRGRGYMRMPAYGCVLATVEMPARNTEEQTEKSTSRERVHAFLEQWGLINYQVDAESRPTPMGPPPTSHFHVLADTPSGLVPLQPKTPQQTSASQQMLNFPDKGKEKPTDMQNFGLRTDMYTKKNVPSKSKAAASATREWTEQETLLLLEALEMYKDDWNKVSEHVGSRTQDECILHFLRLPIEDPYLEDSEASLGPLAYQPIPFSQSGNPVMSTVAFLASVVDPRVASAAAKSALEEFSKMKEEVPTALVEAHVRKVEEAAKVTGKADPAFGLESSGIAGTTSDEPERIEESGNDEARVEGQATDEKKEPKEPREGGGAIEEEAKEKTSEAPKKDEEKGKEGDSEKESEKSDGDPIVDPEKEKEPKEGQEEVLKEVVESEGERKTKVERDIGEGNLSTAAAAALAAAAVKAKHLAAVEERKIKSLVALLVETQMKKLEIKLRHFEELETIMDREREALEYQRQQLLADRQAFHMEQLKYAEMRARQQHFQQMHQQQQQPPPALPPGSQPIPPTGAAGPPAVHGLAVAPASVVPAPAGSGAPPGSLGPSEQIGQAGSTAGPQQQQPAGAPQPGAVPPGVPPPGPHGPSPFPNQQTPPSMMPGAVPGSGHPGVAAQSPAIVAAVQGNLLPSASPLPDPGTPLPPDPTAPSPGTVTPVPPPQ, from the exons ATGGCGGTGCGGAAGAAGGACGGCGGCCCCAACGTGAAGTACTACGAGGCCGCGGACACCGTGACCCAGTTCGACAACGTGCGGCTGTGGCTCGGCAAGAACTACAAGAAG TATATACAAGCTGAACCACCCACCAACAAGTCTCTGTCTAGCCTGGTTGTACAGTTGCTACAATTTCAGGAAGAAGTTTTTGGCAAACATGTCAGCAATGCACCGCTCACTAAACTGCCG ATCAAATGTTTCCTGGATTTCAAAGCGGGAGGCTCCTTGTGCCACATTCTTGCAGCTGCCTACAAATTCAAGAGTGACCAGGGATG GCGGCGTTACGATTTCCAGAATCCATCACGCATGGACCGCAATGTGGAAATGTTTATGACCATTGAGAAGTCCTTGGTGCAG AATAATTGCCTGTCTCGACCTAACATTTTTCTGTGCCCAGAAATTGAGCCCAAACTACTAGGGAAATTAAAGGACATTATCAAGAGACACCAG GGAACAGTCACTGAGGATAAGAACAATGCCTCCCATGTTGTGTATCCTGTCCCGGGGAATCTAGAAGAAG AGGAATGGGTACGACCAGTCATGAAGAGGGATAAGCAGGTTCTTCTGCACTGGGGCTACTATCCTGACAG TTACGACACATGGATCCCAGCGAGTGAAATTGAAGCATCTGTGGAAGATGCTCCAACTCCTGAGAAACCTAGGAAG GTTCATGCAAAGTGGATCCTGGACACCGACACCttcaatgaatggatgaatgaggaAGACTACGAAGTAAATGATGACAAAAACCCTGTCTCCCGCCGAAAGAAGATTTCAGCCAAGACACTGACAGATGAG GTGAACAGCCCAGATTCAGATCGACGGGACAAGAAGGGGGGAAACTATAAGAAGAGGAAGCGCTCCCCCTCTCCTTCACCAACCCCAGAAGCGAAGAAGAAAAATGCTAAGAAAGG TCCCTCAACACCTTATACTAAGTCAAAGCGTGGCCACAGAGAAGAGGAGCAAGAAGACCTGACAAAGGACATGGACGAGCCCTCACCAGTCCCCAATGTAGAAGAGGTGACACTTCCCAAAACAG TCAACACAAAGAAAGACTCAGAGTCGGCCCCAGTCAAAGGCGGCACCATGACTGACCTGG ATGAACAGGAAGATGAAAGCATGGAGACGACGGGCAAG GATGAGGATGAGAACAGTACGGGGAACAAGGGAGAGCAGACCAAGAATCCAGACCTGCATGAGGACAATGTGACTGAACAGACCCACCACATCATCATTCCCAGCTACGCTGCCTGGTTTGACTACAATAG CGTTCATGCCATTGAGCGGAGGGCTCTCCCTGAGTTCTTCAACGGCAAGAACAAGTCCAAGACTCCAGAGAT CTACCTGGCCTATCGAAACTTTATGATTGACACTTACCGACTGAACCCCCAAGAATATCTTACCTCTACCGCCTGCCGCCGAAACCTAGCGGGTGATGTCTGTGCCATCATGAGGTGGGTCTTGTGGCTGAGGGGAAGGGGGTACATGAGGATGCCTGCCTATGGATGTGTTTTGGCAACAGTAGAGATGCCAGCAAGGAACACAGAGGAGCAGACAGAAAAAAGCACCTCTAGAGAAAG GGTCCATGCCTTCCTAGAACAGTGGGGTCTTATTAACTACCAGGTGGATGCTGAGAGTCGACCAACCCCAATGGGGCCTCCGCCTACCTCTCACTTCCATGTCTTGGCTGACACACCATCAGGGCTGGTGCCTCTGCAGCCCAAGACACCTCAG CAGACCTCTGCTTCCCAACAAATGCTCAACTTTCCtgacaaaggcaaagagaaaccaACAGACATGCAAAACTTTGGGCTGCGCACAGACATGTACACAAAAAAGAATGTTCCCTCCAAG AGCAAGGCTGCAGCCAGTGCCACTCGTGAGTGGACAGAACAGGAAACCCTGCTTCTCCTGGAG GCACTGGAAATGTACAAAGATGACTGGAACAAAGTGTCCGAGCATGTGGGAAGCCGCACACAGGACGAGTGCATCTTGCATTTTCTTCGTCTTCCCATTGAAGACCCATACCTGGAGGACTCAGAGGCCTCCCTAGGCCCCCTGGCCTACCAACCCATCCCCTTCAGTCAGTCGGGCAACCCTGTTATGAGCACTGTTGCCTTCCTGGCCTCTGTCGTCGATCCCCGAGTCGCCTCTGCTGCTGCAAAGTCAGCCCTAG AGGAGTTCTCCAAAATGAAGGAAGAGGTACCCACGGCCTTGGTGGAGGCCCATGTTCGAAAAGTGGAAGAAGCAGCCAAAGTAACAGGCAAGGCGGACCCTGCCTTCGGTCTGGAAAGCAGTGGCATTGCAGGAACCACCTCTGATGAGCCTGAGCGGATTG AGGAGAGCGGGAATGACGAGGCTCGGGTGGAAGGCCAGGCCACAGATGAGAAGAAGGAGCCCAAG GAACCCCGAGAAGGAGGGGGTGCTATagaggaggaagcaaaagagaaaaccagCGAGGCTCCCAAGAAGGatgaggagaaagggaaagaaggcgACAGTGAGAAGGAGTCCGAGAAGAGTGATGGAGACCCAATAG TCGATCCTGAGAAGGAGAAGGAGCCAAAGGAAGGGCAGGAGGAAGTGCTGAAGGAAGTGGTGGAGTCTGAGGgggaaaggaagacaaaggtgGAGCGGGACATTGGCGAGGGCAACCTCTCCACCGCTGCTGCCGCCGCCCTGGCCGCCGCCGCAGTGAAAGCCAAG CACTTGGCTGCTGTTGAGGAAAGGAAGATCAAATCTTTGGTGGCCCTGCTGGTGGAGACCCAGATGAAAAAGTTGGAGATCAAACTTCGGCACTTTGAGGAGCTGGAGACTATCATGGACCGGGAGCGAGAAGCA CTGGAGTATCAGAGGCAGCAGCTCCTGGCCGACAGACAAGCCTTCCACATGGAGCAGCTGAAGTATGCGGAGATGAGGGCTCGGCAGCAACACTTCCAACAGATGcaccaacagcagcagcagccaccacCAGCCCTGCCCCCAGGCTCCCAGCCTATCCCCCCGACAGGGGCTGCTGGGCCACCCGCAGTCCATGGCTTGGCTGTGGCTCCAGCCTCTGTAGTCCCTGCTCCTGCTGGCAGTGGGGCCCCTCCAGGAAGCTTGGGCCCTTCTGAACAGATTGGGCAGGCAGGGTCAACTGCAGGGCCACAGCAGCAGCAACCAGCTGGAGCCCCCCAGCCTGGGGCAGTCCCACCAGGGGTTCCCCCCCCTGGACCCCATG GCCCCTCACCGTTCCCCAACCAACAAACTCCTCCCTCAATGATGCCAGGGGCAGTGCCAGGCAGCGGGCACCCAGGCGTGGCGG CCCAAAGCCCTGCCATTGTGGCAGCTGTTCAGGGCAACCTCCTGCCCAGTGCCAGCCCACTGCCAG aCCCAGGCACCcccctgcctccagaccccaCAGCCCCGAGCCCAGGCACGGTCACCCCTGTGCCACCTCCACAGTGA